The following are encoded together in the Bradymonas sediminis genome:
- a CDS encoding sensor histidine kinase, protein MTSKPRNPFPGGLLVLGPDGRIVEAPAFFYEILELDHRSAPSIYHLFDPDDPPYMSFARVVRRANGVIEYHVAVNGCLGGIKGFRYWGLPAASASQRARASTFYITDESAVIQGYEWERRRVRREILHDVQTTVSEFLSQKLAGIRALAEVLRDVPDAAEETGVRIVMGLDGLRAALAKMGKTSMVNLFGPASDQPLRVLEMADILSVWSNGKVPIRCTVRYADEEAFIAASLLEGVLLPVVTNALEATLNNDPVRIDITQIDENMVEFRVKDSGPGLTRADRDRCEDPFFSTKSGHLGLGLTHASEILQRVGGEWSFDGSGMRGTTVVVRLPLTSGDHFLS, encoded by the coding sequence TTGACTTCAAAACCACGAAATCCATTCCCGGGGGGCCTCCTGGTCCTCGGGCCAGACGGCCGAATCGTCGAAGCTCCAGCATTTTTCTACGAAATCCTGGAGCTCGACCATCGCTCTGCCCCCTCCATCTATCATCTCTTTGACCCCGATGATCCGCCCTATATGAGCTTCGCGCGCGTGGTGCGCCGGGCCAACGGGGTGATCGAATACCATGTCGCGGTGAACGGGTGCCTGGGCGGGATCAAAGGCTTTCGCTATTGGGGCTTGCCGGCCGCGTCGGCGTCGCAGCGCGCGCGCGCGTCGACCTTCTATATCACCGACGAGAGCGCGGTGATCCAGGGCTATGAGTGGGAGCGGCGCCGGGTTCGCCGCGAGATTCTCCACGACGTCCAGACCACCGTGTCGGAATTTTTAAGTCAAAAACTCGCCGGCATTCGCGCCCTGGCCGAGGTGCTGCGCGATGTGCCCGACGCCGCCGAAGAAACCGGCGTGCGCATCGTCATGGGGCTCGACGGCTTGCGCGCAGCCCTGGCAAAAATGGGCAAGACCTCCATGGTCAACCTCTTTGGCCCCGCCTCCGACCAGCCGCTTCGCGTGCTCGAGATGGCCGATATCTTGTCGGTCTGGAGCAACGGAAAGGTCCCGATTCGCTGCACCGTGCGCTACGCCGACGAAGAAGCGTTTATCGCGGCCAGCTTGCTCGAGGGCGTGCTCCTGCCCGTGGTCACCAACGCCCTGGAGGCCACGCTCAACAATGACCCGGTGCGCATCGATATCACCCAGATCGATGAGAATATGGTGGAGTTTCGGGTCAAAGACTCCGGGCCGGGCTTAACCCGCGCCGACCGCGACCGCTGCGAAGACCCCTTCTTTTCGACCAAATCCGGCCACCTTGGCCTGGGGCTCACTCACGCCAGTGAGATCCTGCAGCGGGTCGGCGGTGAGTGGTCCTTCGACGGCTCCGGCATGCGCGGCACGACGGTGGTCGTGCGCCTGCCGCTGACCTCCGGCGACCACTTCCTGAGCTAA
- a CDS encoding class I SAM-dependent methyltransferase, with amino-acid sequence MEDEFDALTREMPEFRVPDTIGDADGGVASGDAPGAAIISGRRRTNVANAGDDSAESAAVSGDSEPQGDAPASTGLEEAQFDASQLDASQFDASQLDDSQLDASQEDDSREGGSASDGRERVFGGETLQLTAVSRDEMERHYFSERLREAVVLDDHRFAPDVLIAPPRLLTFEWQDGGPLRRARLAAPHHDAGLDATSEPLDLAADAVVPLDAPHDSEAQAPFDGTATIREITSLDDLDENREIHDFDEDDLPELDPDSIEMELEEPSDVDPLDPTPPPQPAGARSGPPPKLPSTSAPLADSGEPAPETELGGLLQEILEDTSDAGQASTSGSHPAQSRQKRARNRPRSPRDTWFQKVFTDEYFRTLPSDIHRQTRREADFIEASLNLQEGDRLLDLACGFGRHSIELSRRGHEVVGLDLSMHMLQKALNEGQRQGLSIKFIHGDMRDLQFEGIFSDCLLWQTSFGFFDDQTNFRVLRGIHRALRPGGELLIEVVNRDHIASRMPHRLWWEGVNCVFLEEVDLDHRTSVLHTKRSFIYEDGTPPLEQSFYIRLYSPHELRHLLHAAGFTVLELSGELHHRGQFLGAASTRVVMRAKKRGPQQGAPQQ; translated from the coding sequence ATGGAAGACGAATTTGACGCTTTAACCCGTGAGATGCCCGAGTTCCGCGTCCCCGACACCATCGGCGACGCCGACGGTGGCGTGGCTTCTGGCGACGCGCCGGGCGCGGCGATTATTTCGGGTCGACGTCGGACCAATGTTGCCAACGCGGGTGACGATAGTGCCGAGAGCGCGGCTGTCTCGGGCGACTCCGAGCCGCAGGGCGATGCCCCGGCATCCACAGGCTTGGAAGAGGCCCAATTCGATGCGTCTCAGCTTGACGCCTCGCAATTCGATGCTTCCCAGTTGGACGACTCACAGCTCGACGCATCTCAGGAAGATGACTCCCGAGAGGGCGGGTCCGCATCTGACGGGCGCGAGCGCGTCTTCGGCGGTGAGACACTTCAACTCACGGCGGTAAGCCGCGACGAGATGGAGCGTCACTATTTTAGTGAGCGCCTCCGAGAGGCCGTGGTGCTCGACGACCATCGCTTCGCGCCGGATGTGCTGATCGCACCGCCGCGGCTTTTGACCTTTGAATGGCAAGATGGCGGCCCCCTAAGGCGCGCGCGACTCGCCGCCCCGCATCATGATGCCGGCCTCGACGCGACCTCCGAGCCCCTTGACCTGGCGGCCGACGCGGTAGTCCCGCTCGACGCGCCGCATGATTCTGAGGCGCAAGCCCCGTTTGATGGAACCGCCACGATCCGGGAGATCACCTCGCTCGATGACCTCGACGAGAATCGAGAGATTCATGACTTCGACGAAGATGACCTGCCGGAGTTGGACCCGGATTCGATCGAAATGGAGCTCGAAGAGCCCAGCGATGTCGACCCTCTCGACCCAACCCCGCCGCCCCAGCCGGCCGGCGCGCGCTCGGGACCTCCTCCCAAATTGCCGTCCACCAGTGCGCCGCTGGCCGACAGCGGCGAGCCCGCGCCCGAAACAGAGTTGGGCGGGTTGCTCCAGGAGATTCTGGAGGACACCTCGGACGCCGGGCAGGCCTCAACTTCGGGCTCGCATCCGGCGCAGAGCCGGCAAAAACGCGCGCGCAATCGACCGCGCTCCCCGCGCGATACCTGGTTTCAGAAGGTCTTTACCGACGAATATTTCCGCACGCTACCCAGCGATATTCACCGCCAAACCCGCCGTGAAGCGGACTTTATCGAGGCTTCGTTGAACCTGCAGGAGGGCGACCGATTGCTCGACCTGGCCTGCGGTTTCGGGCGCCATTCCATCGAGTTGTCGCGGCGCGGCCATGAAGTCGTCGGCCTCGACCTGTCGATGCATATGCTCCAAAAAGCGCTCAACGAGGGGCAACGCCAGGGGTTGTCGATCAAGTTTATCCACGGCGATATGCGCGACCTGCAATTTGAGGGCATCTTTAGCGATTGCCTCTTATGGCAGACCTCGTTTGGCTTCTTCGACGACCAGACGAATTTCCGGGTGCTGCGCGGGATTCACCGCGCGCTTCGCCCGGGCGGCGAGTTGCTGATCGAGGTGGTTAACCGCGACCATATCGCGTCGCGCATGCCGCATCGGCTCTGGTGGGAGGGCGTGAATTGCGTCTTCCTCGAAGAGGTCGACCTCGACCATCGCACCAGCGTGCTGCATACCAAGCGCTCCTTTATCTACGAAGATGGGACGCCGCCGCTTGAGCAGAGTTTTTATATTCGTCTCTACTCGCCCCACGAGCTGCGTCATTTGCTGCACGCCGCCGGATTCACGGTGCTCGAGCTCAGCGGCGAGCTGCACCATCGCGGTCAATTCCTCGGGGCGGCGAGCACGCGGGTCGTGATGCGCGCCAAGAAGCGCGGGCCTCAGCAGGGCGCTCCGCAGCAATAG
- the asd gene encoding archaetidylserine decarboxylase (Phosphatidylserine decarboxylase is synthesized as a single chain precursor. Generation of the pyruvoyl active site from a Ser is coupled to cleavage of a Gly-Ser bond between the larger (beta) and smaller (alpha chains). It is an integral membrane protein.), with translation MVMERVAVQALKLLPKNFVSRAFGAVSDVEFPAPFQTTVNRVFADLVGADLSESEQEPNAYPSLNSFFTRKLRDGVRPVSTDDPSAAVSPVDGVLSNFGPIVNDTLIQAKGREYRLGDLVDSGAQRKVFEGGHYATIYLSPRDYHRIHSPTSGSVTRVSYIPGHLFPVNSLAVRNIDELFAVNERLISYMENPKMGRVGVVKVGATCVGRIGVSFHEVETNLKFRRRREIEMETPIEVAHGDELGLFNLGSTVIVLIEHPDFQFDPTLTQGQHLKMGQFLGEIVS, from the coding sequence ATGGTCATGGAACGAGTCGCTGTGCAAGCGCTAAAATTGCTCCCCAAGAACTTCGTGAGTCGCGCGTTCGGCGCCGTCTCCGACGTCGAATTCCCGGCGCCTTTTCAGACGACCGTCAATCGGGTCTTCGCCGATCTCGTGGGCGCCGATTTGAGCGAGTCCGAGCAAGAGCCCAACGCGTATCCCAGCCTGAACTCCTTCTTTACCCGCAAGCTTCGCGATGGCGTGCGCCCGGTGAGCACCGACGACCCGTCGGCCGCGGTCAGCCCGGTCGACGGCGTGTTGAGCAATTTCGGCCCGATCGTCAATGACACGCTGATTCAGGCCAAAGGGCGCGAGTATCGGCTCGGCGACCTGGTCGACAGCGGCGCCCAGCGCAAGGTCTTTGAGGGCGGTCACTACGCGACCATCTATCTTTCCCCGCGCGATTATCACCGGATCCACAGCCCCACCAGCGGCAGCGTCACCCGCGTCAGCTATATCCCGGGGCATCTGTTCCCGGTGAACTCCCTGGCGGTGCGCAATATCGACGAGCTCTTCGCGGTCAACGAGCGACTCATCTCCTATATGGAGAACCCGAAGATGGGGCGGGTCGGCGTGGTGAAGGTGGGCGCGACCTGTGTCGGGCGCATCGGCGTGTCCTTTCACGAAGTCGAGACCAATCTTAAATTTCGCCGCCGCCGTGAGATCGAGATGGAGACGCCCATCGAGGTCGCCCATGGCGACGAGCTCGGCCTCTTTAACCTCGGCTCGACCGTCATCGTCCTCATTGAGCACCCGGACTTCCAATTCGACCCGACGCTGACTCAGGGCCAGCATCTTAAGATGGGGCAATTCCTCGGCGAAATAGTGAGCTGA
- a CDS encoding OmpP1/FadL family transporter has product MNQADQSRGYPFHNPLSSRRLRALTGAATALLLTVAGTQSVQAGGFEIPENTTKSVARGGTGVVNKRDPSALYFNPALLPRARGFQALVNVNFVNLNIDFQRDPLIRNAGKRNEQVIEFDPVTNEAGFFPAPFLSLSYDFGIKNFAAGLGLFGPSGYGGRCYGEVKDGECKVRTADPNGVDAAARYMMVNSSMIEVLGSLGAGYTFEVGGGELSIGATGMLTYLDADFILAVHGIPGEEKLEDPSNDAIFYGKSLSDLAMTGTFGVAYDFQGWRAALSYRLPIDWEAEGTVSMTPAPSTGLGELTDDRLTLATAQAGNLRAGIAYEGGVHPGDPELPRYDIEFNMVWEDWSRLEHFKIDPRGQLLLGGAEIDLGTLYQVKNYKDTYSFRLGGSYAINEWLSGHAGGYYETGAQSNEYTNVDFVSWDRFASGLGVTFRLFDMLDLDLAYQHVFSPDRVVKNGKVHQQVPLADCKGPDYDNEYCSPQGTPPGNPQNNGTWSSSFQTASVGLTFYYD; this is encoded by the coding sequence GTGAACCAAGCCGATCAGTCCAGAGGCTATCCCTTTCATAACCCGCTCTCATCTCGCCGTCTGCGCGCACTCACTGGCGCAGCGACCGCGCTATTGCTCACCGTCGCGGGCACCCAATCGGTGCAGGCCGGCGGGTTCGAGATCCCCGAGAATACGACCAAATCCGTGGCCCGAGGCGGTACCGGCGTGGTGAATAAACGCGACCCAAGCGCCCTCTACTTTAACCCGGCGCTGCTTCCACGCGCGCGCGGCTTCCAGGCGCTGGTTAACGTCAACTTCGTCAACCTCAACATCGACTTTCAACGCGACCCGTTGATTCGAAACGCGGGCAAGCGAAACGAGCAGGTCATCGAATTTGACCCGGTCACCAACGAAGCGGGCTTCTTCCCGGCGCCCTTCTTGAGCCTGAGCTACGACTTCGGCATCAAAAACTTCGCGGCCGGCCTGGGTCTCTTCGGCCCGAGCGGCTACGGCGGGCGTTGCTACGGCGAGGTCAAGGACGGCGAATGCAAGGTGCGCACCGCCGACCCGAACGGCGTGGACGCCGCCGCGCGGTATATGATGGTTAACTCGAGCATGATCGAGGTCCTGGGTTCGCTGGGCGCCGGTTATACCTTCGAGGTGGGAGGCGGCGAGTTGAGCATCGGCGCCACCGGCATGCTGACCTATTTGGACGCCGACTTCATCCTGGCCGTCCACGGCATCCCGGGCGAGGAGAAGCTCGAAGACCCGAGCAACGACGCCATCTTTTACGGCAAATCCCTCAGCGATCTGGCCATGACCGGCACCTTCGGCGTTGCCTATGATTTCCAGGGTTGGCGCGCCGCGCTCTCCTACCGGCTGCCCATCGACTGGGAAGCCGAGGGCACCGTGTCGATGACGCCGGCGCCCTCCACCGGCCTCGGCGAGTTGACCGATGACCGCCTGACGCTGGCGACCGCGCAGGCCGGCAATCTGCGGGCGGGTATCGCCTACGAGGGCGGCGTGCACCCCGGCGACCCGGAGCTGCCGCGCTACGACATCGAGTTCAATATGGTGTGGGAAGACTGGTCGCGCCTGGAGCATTTCAAGATCGACCCGCGCGGCCAACTTCTGCTCGGCGGCGCCGAGATTGACCTCGGCACGCTCTATCAGGTCAAAAACTACAAGGACACCTATAGCTTTCGCCTCGGCGGCAGCTACGCCATCAACGAATGGCTCAGCGGCCACGCCGGCGGCTATTACGAGACAGGCGCCCAGAGCAATGAGTATACCAACGTCGACTTCGTCTCCTGGGACCGCTTCGCCAGCGGGCTGGGCGTGACGTTTCGCCTCTTCGATATGCTGGACCTCGACCTGGCCTACCAGCACGTCTTCTCACCGGACCGCGTGGTCAAGAATGGCAAAGTCCACCAGCAGGTCCCCCTGGCCGACTGTAAGGGCCCGGATTATGACAACGAATATTGCAGCCCCCAGGGAACGCCGCCGGGCAATCCGCAGAATAACGGCACCTGGTCTTCGAGCTTTCAGACCGCGAGCGTGGGCCTGACCTTTTATTACGATTGA
- a CDS encoding methyltransferase domain-containing protein has product MPMNRYFGTHTLGGEWHALIPRYLLLGDRVRGKRILDIGCGTGIGSSLLLEMGAESVRGVDHRPEVVDLARIKHDKIGLDFHVMFWESLEFEDDSFDIVVCLDPSSPVTDHNLLLEVRRVLKDNGEYICALERTKIVGMESLLPRYGYDSPSNQITLNQASERVPQIGEFSAHFETVFNLVQRPHLSYLFEPQSPKSASDAALKTHRHLPEGYRAGVLRTEGDTPPADDTGGQWLPTDDQLLLDQNSVGGVELFFCGAADLAPPPAAEIRLPYYNIMERLSQVIENLQSRQSLGGETSVFDEVLDHPDLGPDVRTTQEYISTPKGYEHPLDDAPTGVRPRPTMPDPVRNFPSAAALFQNDALESYRDKISEHYRQIRHELDTLQHHTRAALIERDDYINHLVNTIHARESGGEWGAPPQPATPGSTWREETTQVFKIASIGKNPEGNTLDELAELEVPDRAKELEKQIASLRDERQRLDDLLAAHEQRLVKIAPAPSDAHANTSEPEEPAGTTTISEAGPDEIGSEASDANGLDAPAAQQADDESPETESDAPDAEKKTGDNK; this is encoded by the coding sequence ATGCCCATGAATCGATATTTCGGCACGCATACCCTTGGCGGGGAATGGCACGCCCTGATTCCTCGCTATCTTCTCCTCGGTGACCGCGTTCGCGGCAAACGCATCCTCGACATTGGCTGCGGCACCGGCATTGGCTCCTCTCTCTTATTGGAGATGGGCGCCGAGTCCGTACGCGGGGTCGACCATCGCCCCGAAGTGGTCGATCTGGCCCGCATCAAACACGACAAAATCGGCCTGGATTTTCACGTGATGTTCTGGGAAAGCCTCGAATTCGAGGATGACTCCTTCGACATCGTGGTCTGCCTGGACCCCTCATCACCGGTCACCGACCACAACCTCCTGCTGGAGGTGCGGCGGGTGCTCAAGGATAACGGCGAATATATCTGCGCGCTGGAGCGCACCAAGATCGTCGGCATGGAGTCGCTGCTGCCGCGCTACGGCTACGACAGCCCGAGCAATCAGATCACGCTGAATCAGGCGAGCGAGCGCGTGCCTCAGATCGGCGAGTTTTCGGCGCATTTCGAGACGGTCTTTAACCTCGTCCAGCGCCCGCACCTCAGCTATCTTTTCGAGCCGCAATCCCCCAAAAGCGCAAGCGACGCCGCGCTCAAGACCCACCGACACCTCCCCGAGGGGTATCGCGCGGGGGTCTTGCGTACCGAAGGCGACACCCCACCGGCGGACGACACGGGCGGACAGTGGCTGCCAACCGACGATCAACTCCTGCTCGACCAGAATAGTGTGGGGGGCGTGGAGCTCTTCTTTTGCGGGGCTGCAGACCTGGCGCCGCCCCCGGCCGCCGAGATTCGCCTGCCCTATTATAATATCATGGAGCGGCTCAGCCAGGTGATTGAGAACCTTCAATCTCGCCAGTCGCTGGGCGGCGAAACCTCGGTCTTCGATGAGGTCTTGGACCACCCGGACCTGGGCCCGGACGTTCGCACCACCCAGGAGTATATCAGCACCCCCAAGGGCTATGAGCATCCGCTGGACGACGCGCCCACCGGTGTGCGCCCGCGCCCGACGATGCCGGACCCGGTGCGCAACTTCCCCAGCGCCGCCGCGCTTTTCCAGAACGACGCCCTTGAGTCTTATCGCGATAAGATCAGCGAGCATTATCGCCAGATTCGCCATGAGCTCGACACGCTCCAACACCACACCCGCGCGGCGCTTATCGAGCGCGACGATTATATCAATCACCTGGTGAACACGATCCACGCGCGGGAGTCCGGCGGCGAGTGGGGCGCGCCCCCGCAACCAGCGACACCCGGCTCAACCTGGCGCGAGGAGACAACGCAGGTCTTCAAGATCGCCAGCATTGGCAAGAATCCCGAGGGGAATACCCTCGACGAGTTGGCCGAGCTTGAGGTGCCGGATCGGGCCAAAGAGCTCGAGAAGCAGATCGCCTCGCTGCGCGATGAGCGCCAGCGCCTCGACGACCTGCTGGCTGCCCATGAGCAACGCCTGGTCAAAATCGCGCCGGCCCCGAGTGACGCGCACGCGAATACCTCCGAGCCCGAGGAACCCGCAGGCACCACCACCATCTCCGAGGCCGGGCCCGACGAGATTGGCTCAGAGGCCTCCGACGCAAATGGCTTGGATGCGCCGGCGGCGCAGCAAGCCGACGACGAGTCGCCCGAGACCGAATCCGACGCCCCCGATGCGGAGAAGAAAACCGGCGATAATAAATAG